A DNA window from Budorcas taxicolor isolate Tak-1 chromosome 14, Takin1.1, whole genome shotgun sequence contains the following coding sequences:
- the ZHX2 gene encoding zinc fingers and homeoboxes protein 2, translating into MASKRKSTTPCMVRTSQVVEQDVPEEADRAKEKGVGMPQPETAKDTWPAEPENSSKENEVIEVKSTGENQSKKLQGGYECKYCPYSTQNLNEFTEHVDMQHPNVILNPLYVCAECNFTTKKYDSLSDHNSKFHPGETNFKLKLIKRNNQTVLEQSIDATTHIVSITASGPGSGDGDPGISVSKTPIMKPGKPKADAKKVPKKPEEATPENHVEGTARLVTDAAEILSRLGGVELLQDSLGHVMPSVQLPPNINLVPKVPVPLNTTKYNSALDTNATMINSFNKFPYPTQAELSWLTAASKHPEEHIRIWFATQRLKHGISWSPEEVEEARKKMFNGTIQSVPPTITVLPAQLAPTKMSQPILQTALPCQILGQTSLVLTQVTSGPATVSCSPITLAVAGVTNHGQKRPLVTPQAAPEPKRPHVAQVPEPPPKVANPSLTPASDRKKTKEQIAHLKASFLQSQFPDDAEVYRLIEVTGLARSEIKKWFSDHRYRCQRGIVHITSESLAKDQLALAASRHGRTYHAYPDFTPQKFKEKTQGQVKILEDSFLKSSFPTQAELDRLRVETKLSRREIDSWFSERRKLRDSMEQAVLDSMGSGKKGPEVAAPNGALSRLDQLSSAQLASSLPSPSPAITKSQEQVHLLRSTFARTQWPTPQEYDQLAAKTGLVRTEIVRWFKENRCLLKTGTLKWLEQYQPQHAVDDHGYDAPWRKVVKTVITENPKNGSEGGHQYYKDPKKLCDEDLEKPGPRGKAGGDQVKDNLPAKPSEATSDRSEGNSRDGQASDENEESGVVDWVEVTVGEEDAASDRSDSWSQTAAEGAGELADSDSDSGPAEPGQA; encoded by the coding sequence ATGGCAAGCAAACGGAAATCCACCACCCCGTGCATGGTTCGGACATCACAAGTGGTAGAACAAGATGTGCCCGAGGAAGCAGACAGGGCCAAAGAGAAAGGAGTTGGCATGCCACAGCCTGAAACAGCCAAGGACACGTGGCCAGCGGAACCTGAAAActcttccaaagaaaatgaagtgaTAGAGGTGAAATCTACAGGGGAAAACCAATCCAAAAAGCTCCAAGGTGGTTACGAATGCAAATACTGCCCCTACTCCACGCAGAACCTGAACGAGTTCACGGAGCACGTTGACATGCAACACCCCAATGTGATCCTCAACCCCCTCTACGTGTGTGCCGAATGTAACTTCACAACCAAAAAGTACGACTCCTTGTCTGACCACAACTCCAAGTTCCATCCCGGGGAGACCAACTTCAAGCTGAAGCTCATCAAGCGCAATAATCAGACCGTCTTGGAGCAGTCCATTGACGCCACCACCCACATCGTGTCCATCACCGCCAGCGGCCCCGGAAGCGGGGATGGCGACCCTGGGATCTCAGTGAGTAAAACCCCCATCATGAAGCCAGGGAAACCAAAAGCCGATGCCAAGAAGGTGCCCAAGAAGCCGGAGGAGGCCACCCCTGAGAACCACGTGGAAGGGACTGCCCGCCTGGTGACGGATGCCGCTGAGATCCTCTCGAGACTCGGGGGCGTGGAGCTCCTTCAGGACTCGCTAGGACACGTCATGCCTTCTGTCCAGCTCCCACCAAATATCAACCTTGTCCCCAAGGTCCCCGTCCCGCTGAACACTACCAAATACAACTCTGCCCTGGATACCAATGCCACCATGATCAACTCCTTCAACAAGTTCCCCTACCCGACCCAGGCAGAGCTGTCCTGGCTGACGGCAGCTTCCAAACACCCAGAAGAGCACATCAGAATCTGGTTTGCCACCCAGCGCTTAAAGCACGGCATCAGCTGGTCCccagaggaggtggaggaggcccGGAAGAAGATGTTCAACGGCACCATCCAGTCCGTCCCCCCGACGATCACTGTGCTGCCCGCCCAGTTGGCCCCCACGAAGATGTCACAGCCCATCCTCCAGACGGCTCTCCCATGCCAGATCCTCGGCCAGACCAGCCTGGTGCTGACTCAGGTGACCAGCGGGCCAGCGACCGTCTCCTGCTCCCCCATCACACTCGCCGTGGCTGGAGTGACCAACCACGGGCAGAAGAGACCTCTGGTGACTCCCCAGGCTGCCCCCGAGCCCAAGCGCCCCCACGTCGCTCAAGTGCCAGAGCCCCCACCCAAGGTGGCCAACCCCTCGCTGACCCCAGCCAGCGACCGCAAGAAGACCAAGGAGCAGATAGCGCACCTGAAGGCGAGCTTCCTGCAGAGCCAGTTCCCCGACGACGCTGAGGTCTACCGGCTCATCGAGGTGACCGGCCTCGCCAGGAGCGAGATCAAGAAGTGGTTCAGCGACCACCGGTACCGGTGTCAACGGGGCATCGTCCACATCACCAGCGAATCCCTCGCCAAAGACCAGCTGGCCCTTGCTGCCTCCCGCCACGGCCGCACATACCATGCGTACCCAGACTTCACCCCACAGAAGTTCAAAGAGAAAACCCAAGGTCAGGTGAAGATCCTGGAAGACAGCTTTCTGAAAAGCTCTTTCCCGACCCAAGCAGAACTGGACAGGCTGCGGGTGGAGACGAAGCTGAGCCGGAGAGAGATCGACTCCTGGTTCTCAGAGAGGCGCAAGCTTCGGGACAGCATGGAGCAGGCCGTCCTGGATTCCATGGGGTCTGGCAAGAAAGGGCCAGAAGTGGCGGCCCCCAACGGTGCTCTGTCCCGACTTGACCAGCTCTCCAGTGCCCAGCTGGCCAGCTCTCTGCCCAGCCCCTCACCAGCGATTACAAAAAGTCAAGAACAGGTTCATCTCCTGAGGAGCACGTTCGCCCGAACCCAGTGGCCGACCCCGCAGGAGTATGACCAGCTGGCGGCCAAGACCGGCCTGGTGCGAACTGAAATTGTGCGCTGGTTCAAGGAGAACAGATGCTTGCTCAAAACTGGAACCTTGAAGTGGCTAGAGCAGTACCAGCCGCAGCACGCGGTGGACGATCACGGCTACGATGCCCCGTGGAGGAAAGTGGTCAAGACCGTCATCACCGAGAACCCAAAGAACGGGAGCGAGGGGGGTCATCAGTACTACAAGGACCCCAAAAAACTCTGTGACGAGGACCTGGAGAAGCCGGGACCCAGAGGGAAGGCAGGTGGCGACCAGGTGAAAGACAATTTGCCGGCAAAGCCCTCGGAGGCCACGTCGGACCGGTCGGAGGGCAACAGCCGAGATGGCCAAGCCAGTGACGAGAACGAGGAGTCAGGTGTCGTGGATTGGGTGGAGGTGACGGTCGGAGAGGAGGACGCCGCCTCCGACAGGTCGGACAGCTGGAGTCAGACAGCAGCAGAAGGCGCGGGGGAGCTGGCCGACTCGGACTCGGACAGCGGCCCGGCGGAGCCTGGCCAGGCCTAG